In Gymnogyps californianus isolate 813 chromosome 1, ASM1813914v2, whole genome shotgun sequence, the following are encoded in one genomic region:
- the GALNT4 gene encoding polypeptide N-acetylgalactosaminyltransferase 4 translates to MRIRLVRRWTWVRKSCVFLGFLMIAYFVVELSVSSFGASLAGESITKGRWERLFSDRAEEAVDLARPVYDKSPPDPYAPGEWGKPSRLQLSPEEKKQEEELIEKYAINIYVSDKISLHRHIEDNRLSGCKTKSYNYRRLPTTSVIIAFYNEAWSTLLRTIHSVLETSPSVLLKEIILVDDLSDTGDVLTFLDCHCECVSGWLEPLLERIAENETVIVCPVIDTIDWKTFEYYMQTSEPMIGGFDWRLTFQWHSVPKHERLRRKSETDPIRSPTMAGGLFAVSKKYFEYLGTYDTGMDVWGGENLELSFRVWQCGGMLEIHPCSHVGHVFPKRAPYARPNFLQNTARAAEVWMDEYKEHFYNRNPSARKENYGDISERKILRERLKCKSFNWYLKNIFAELHVPEDRPGWHGAIRSAGIASECLDYVLPEHHPTGAHLSLFGCHGQGGNQFFEYTSNKEIRFNSVTELCAEVPEHEDFIGMRSCPKDGSPVPEIIIWHFKEDGTVYHPHSGKCLTAYRTTEGRADVQMRTCNAADKNQIWKFEK, encoded by the exons ATGAGGATCCGCCTGGTGAGAAGATGGACGTGGGTCCGCAAAAGCTGCGTGTTTCTCGGCTTCTTGATGATCGCTTACTTTGTGGTCGAGCTGTCGGTTTCTTCTTTCGGTGCCTCTCTCGCCGGGGAGAGCATCACCAAAGGGAGATGGGAGAGGCTCTTTTCTGACAGAGCAGAAGAGGCTGTGGATTTGGCTCGTCCAGTTTATGACAAATCCCCGCCTGATCCTTATGCCCCAGGAGAATGGGGTAAGCCTTCTCGCCTGCAGCTGAGTCctgaggagaagaaacaggaagaagagcTGATTGAGAAGTATGCAATTAATATTTATGTGAGTGATAAAATCTCTCTCCACCGGCACATTGAGGATAATCGACTGAGTGGCTGTAAAACTAAATCTTACAACTACAGAAGGCTGCCCACGACATCTGTTATAATCGCTTTTTACAATGAAGCCTGGTCAACGTTGCTGCGGACGATACATAGTGTTCTTGAAACATCACCTTCGGTGCTTCTAAAAGAAATTATACTGGTGGATGACTTGAGTGA TACTGGTGATGTCCTCACATTTTTAGACTGTCACTGTGAATGTGTCTCTGGCTGGCTGGAACCACTGCTCGAGAGGATTGCTGAGAATGAGACTGTTATTGTTTGTCCTGTCATTGACACCATTGACTGGAAAACATTTGAATACTACATGCAAACTTCAGAGCCCATGATTGGGGGGTTTGACTGGCGGCTGACATTCCAGTGGCACTCGGTGCCTAAACATGAACGTCTCAGGCGCAAATCTGAAACTGACCCAATCAGATCCCCAACTATGGCTGGTGGCTTGTTTGCTGTCAGCAAGAAGTATTTTGAGTACCTGGGTACCTATGATACAGGAATGGatgtttggggaggggagaacTTAGAATTATCGTTTAGGGTTTGGCAGTGTGGAGGCATGTTGGAAATTCATCCATGCTCCCATGTAGGCCATGTGTTTCCAAAGCGTGCGCCCTATGCTAGACCGAATTTCCTTCAGAACACAGCACGTGCTGCTGAGGTGTGGATGGATGAGTACAAAGAGCACTTTTACAACAGAAATCcttcagcaagaaaagaaaactatggagatatttctgaaagaaagataCTAAGAGAGCGTTTGAAATGCAAGAGTTTTAactggtatttaaaaaacatatttgccGAGTTACATGTACCAGAAGATCGTCCTGGCTGGCATGGTGCTATCCGCAGTGCAGGAATAGCTTCAGAATGCCTCGACTACGTCTTACCAGAACATCATCCCACTGGGGCTCACCTTTCTCTCTTCGGATGTCATGGTCAGGGAGGCAATCAATTTTTTGAATACACATCAAATAAGGAGATTAGATTTAACTCTGTAACTGAGCTATGTGCTGAAGTCCCTGAGCATGAAGACTTCATAGGTATGAGGAGCTGCCCAAAAGATGGGTCTCCTGTCCCAGAAATTATTATATGGCATTTCAAAGAAGATGGGACTGTTTATCATCCTCATTCAGGAAAGTGCCTTACTGCTTATCGTACAACTGAGGGGCGTGCTGATGTGCAAATGAGAACTTGTAATGCTGcagataaaaatcagatttggaaatttgaaaaataa